The genomic DNA ATTCGTGTCCGAGGCGGGCGTGGTCACCCGACGCCTCTACACCCCTCTCGACCTGGCCGACCAGGGGGTCGACTACTTCGAGGATGTCGGGTTCCCGGGGGATTTCCCGTTCACGCGAGGCCTCTCCCCCGTGGGGTACCGGGCCGGGCTGTGGAAGATCGCTCAGTACTCCGGTCAATCGACCCCCGAGGAATGCAACGCGCTCTGGCGGGATCTCGCCGCTGCCGGGCTCAATACCGTGTATGCCGCCTACGACCTGCCCACCCAGCTCGGCTACGACCCCGATCATCCCATGGCGGAAGGCGAGGTGGGGCGGACGGGGGTGTCGCTGGTGTCGCTCCGTGACTGGGAGATCGCCTTCGACGGCATCGACCTCGGCAAGACGATGGTGAGCACGGTCTGCAATGCGCCGGGGGCCCTCGTCATCGCCATGAACCTGCTCACGGCCCAGCGGCAGGGCGTGGACCTCAAGACGCTGCAGGGCAGCTCGCAGAACGACATCCTCAAGGAGTACACGTCGCGCGGCAACGTCATCTTCCCGCCCGAGCCCTCCATGCGCCTCGTGGTGGACACGCTCGCCTACTGCTCGTCCGTGGCGCCCAACTTCTATCCCATCACGGTGTGCTCGGTGCACCAGTCGGAGTTCGGCGCGAACCATGTCCACGAGGTGGCCTTTGCCCTCGCCGACGGCATCGCCTACGTGGAGAGCGCCGTCAACCGTGGCATCGACGTCGACGTGATCGGCCCCGGGATCATGTGGACGACGAGCCACGACCACCACGCCTTCTTCCACGAGATCGCCAAGCTCCGCGCCATGCGGCGGCTCTGGGCCAAGATCATGCGGGGCCGGTTCAAGGCGCGGAAGCCCGAATCCATGATGTGTCGCCTGTACTCATCGGTCGGCGGCACGAGCCTGATGAAGGAGCAGTACCTGAACAATATCGCCCGCAGCGCCCTGGCGGCCCTGGCCGGCGCCCTGGCCGGTGCGCAGCGGATCGACTTGCGGACGTACGACGAGCAGTGGGGCATTCCCACGAAGGATGCCGAGATCACCAACATCAGGTGCCAGCAGATCGTCGGGTACGAGTGCGGGGTCGGCGAGACGGTCGACCCGCTGGCCGGCTCGTACTACGTCGAGTGGCTCACGAACGAGATGGAAGGACGCTTCGCCGCCGAGATCGAGAAGGTCGACCAGATGGGCGGCACCCTCCGGGCCATCGAGAACGGGTACATCAAGCGGACCATGCTGGAGGACGCGTACAAGTACCAGCTCGGCGTGGAGACGGGGGAGATCCCGCGGGTCGGCCACAACATGTTCCGGCAGGAGAACGACCAGAGCCGGCCGGTCCGGGTGTACCGGGCGGACCCGTCGGTCGAGCAGCGGAGAATCGAGGCGGTCAAGGAGCTCCGCCGGACGCGGCACGACCGGGAAGTCAGCCGAGCGCTCAAGGGGCTCCGCGCGGCGGCGGCCGAGCCGGCGACGGCGGACAACAACCTCATGCCCGCGATCATCGAGGCGGTGCAGGCCTACGCGACCATCGGGGAGATGTGCGACGTGCTCCGGGACGTGTGGGGCGAGTTCAGGGAACCGAAGGTCTTCTAGAGGAGAGCGGGTATGGGGACTCGGGTCGCGGCTCGGCGAATTCGCGTGCTGCTTGTCAAGACGGGGCTGGACGGCCACGATCGCGGAGTGCTGGTGGTCGCCAAGGCCCTGAGCCGGGCGGGGATGGAGGTCATCTACGGCGGGCTCCACCTCCGCCCCGTGCAGATCGCCAAGATGGCCGCGGAGGAATCGGTGGACGTGGTGGGGCTCAGCAGCCTGTCGGACAATCATCGGGCGCTGGTGCCGCGGATCATCCAGGAGCTGAAGACCGTGGGCCTGGACGATGTGCTGGTGCTCCTGGGCGGGTTCATCCAGGACGAGGATGTGCCGGTGATGAAGGCTGCTGGCGTCGCGGAGGTGTTCGGCGTCGGCACTCGGCTGGAGGACATCGCGACGTACATCCAGACGCACGTCCGGGCGGGATGATGTCGGACGGCGTCGGACCAGGGGCCACCGTCGAGGGTGTGCGCATGAACATTGCCAGGTGGCTCGAGCGTGGTTCTCAAGGCGGGGCAAGCGGCCACCGTGGAGGAGGTCATCACGGACTGTCGAAGCAAGATCGCGGCGTTCAAGGTTCCCCGGGTCATCGAGTTGGTCCGGGAGCTTCCGAAGACTGCCACGGGGAAGATCCTCCGGCGCAGTCTGCGGGAGCACACTCCAGCCTCGTAGAGAAGGAGGACGGTATGCGAAGCGTTCCTGCAGCACGTCGGGAGTGGGGATACGTGGCTGCCGCGGTCCTGCTGGCGCTCGGCGCCGCGCGCCTTCGCCGAGACCGCGCGCATGGCCACCGACGAGGTCAACGCGCGGGGCGGGGTGGACGGCGTCAAGATCCGGCTCATCGTGGAGGACACGGCGGCCGACCCGAAGCAGGGTATCGCGGCCTTCCAGAAGCTCGTCTCGGTGGACCGCGTGCCCATCGTCTCGAGCGCGTGGAGCACGGTCATCATGGCCACGGCCCCCGTGGCGGACCGCGAGAAGGTGCTCCTCATCAACCACGGCGCCAACGCCCCGTCGATCCGCGGCGCCGGCAAGCTGCTGATCAGCTTCTTCCCCCTGGCGGACCTGGACATCAAGCATCTGGCCCGCTACGCGGCCACGAAGCTCGGCAAGAAGCGGGGCGCGGTCATGTATGTCAACAACGACACCGGCCGCCTCAACGCCAAGGTCTTCCAGGAGAACTTCGAGGCCGCGGGCGGCAAGATCGTCGCCGTCGAGAGCCACGAGGCCGACGCCATCGAGTTCGGGGCGCAGGCCGCGAAGATGCGCGCCGCCCAGCCCGACATCATCCACATCCCGTCGCTGGTCCAGGAAGCGCCCCGGATCGTCAAGCAGTTCCGGGAGATGGGAATCAAGGCGCAGTTCACCAGCTACTCGGTGGCCGAGAGCAAGGAGATGCTGAGCGTCGCGGGCGAGGCCGCCGACGGCCTGCTCTACACCTCGCTGGCTCCGCCGGCGGACCAGCCTGGGCCCAAGGCGCTCATCGACCGGTACAAGGCGACGTACAAGAAGGACCCGGTGGCCACCGCATACCTCATGTACGTGTGGGACCTCCACAACACGGTCCTCCCGGAGGCGATCCGCTACGCCAAGAAGCAGGGGTGGGGGTACAGCGGCGAGGCCATCCGGCGCGCGATGCTGACGCAGAAGGCCTACGACACGAAGGCGAGCGGCAAGACCGTGTTCGAGGGTGACGGCACTGTGAACAAGGTCGTCTACCTGAAGCGGGTCAACGTCAAGGAGAAGAAGTTCGAGTACGCGGCGACGCTGGACTAGGCGCTCCGCTGCGCGGATGGACGCCTGAGCTCAAGGACCCGGCGAACGGCCACCGAGAGAAGACTGGAGGGAGATCCTCGTGGAGTTGCTGCTTCAGCTGCTGTTCAACGGGGTCGTCGTGGGGGCGGTGTACGGGCTGCTGGCCGTCGGCTTCGGACTGATCTTCACGACGACCCGGATCTTTCACTTCGCCCACGGCGCGGTGTACACCCTCGGGGGGTACATCGTGTATTCTCTCACCACCACGCTCGAGTGGCCGCTGGCCGTGGCCATCGTGGTCGCCATGGGCGTCTGTGGCGTGCTCAGCGGCGGGATCGAGGTGGCGATCTACCGCCCGCTCCGGGCGAGAGGCGCCTCCCCCCTGGTCGTGCTCATCGCCTCGCTGTCCATCCTGATGCTCGCGCAGAACCTGCTCGCGATCTTCTACGGGAACGAGATCCGGAGCCTGGCCGGTGCCGTGGTGTTCTCGGGCTTCGAGGCCGGTCCGATCTGGGTCACGTCCATCCAGCTCATCACGATCGCGACCTGCGCCGTGATGTTCGGGCTGCTCAAGCTGTTTCTCCGCTATAGCCGCTACGGAAAGATCATCCGGGCGCTGGCCAACAACTACGAGGCCGCGCGGATCATCGGCGCCGACGCGGACCGCACGTTTCTCGTGACCTTCGTCGTCGGCGGGATCCTGGTGGTCCCGGCCGCCGTGCTGGTCGGCATGCTCACCGGGCTCAAGCCGTTCGGGGGGACGTCGGCCGTGCTGGTGGCCGCGATCGCGGTGATCGTCGGGGGGATGGGGAGCATCATGGGCGCGGCCCCGGGGGCCTTGATCGTCGGCATCAGCGAGAATCTCGCGGTGTGGCGGATCGCGACGGAATGGCAGACGGCTGTCGCGTTCTCGGTGCTGCTGCTGTTCATCGTGTTCAAGCCCACGGGATTCTTCGGTCAGAGGGTCCGGAAGATGGAAGTCTGAGTCGTGGGCACATTCCTCCTTCACCTGCTGGTGCTCACGAACATCTACGTGATTCTCGGTGTCTCCTACAACCTGTTGATCGGGTACGCGGGCCTGTTCTCCATCGCGCACGCGGCGTTCTTCGGGGTCGGCGCGTACGTGTCCATGGTCGTGGTGCTCAGCCTGGGCTGGCCGTACCTCGTCGGACTCGCGGCGGCGGTGGTCATCGCCGCCGTCGTGAGTGGCGTGCTCGCGTTTCCCGCGCTGCGGGTCTCGGGGGATTACCTGGTCATCGCCTCCCTCGGATTCCAGGTGATCATCTTCAACGTGTTCATGAACTGGGAGTCCGTGACCGGGGGGCCCGCCGGCGTCCCGGGGATCCCGAGGCCGGGCGTGCTGGTGTGGACGGTGGAGTCGCCGCTGGCGTTTGGCGTGGTCAGCAGCCTGATGGCGGCGGCCGCGTACCTGTTCGTCCGCCGGGTCGTGTCCTCGCCGTTCGGCCGGGTGCTGCGGGCCATCCGGGAGGACGAGGTGGTGACCCAGGCGCTGGGCAAGAACGTCACGGGCGTCAAGGTCGTGGTGTTCATGGTGTCCGGTGGCGTGGCGGCGACGGCGGGGAGCCTGTTCGCGCATTACACCACCTACATCAACCCGTACTTCTTCACGCTGGAGGAGTCGATCCTGATTCTCTCCGTGGTGATCGTGGGAGGCGCGGGGAACCTCACCGGGTCCATCCTCGGTGCCGTGGTCCTGACGCTCCTGCCGCAGGCCTTGCGGCTGGTGGAGCTGCCGGAAGCGCTTGCGGCCAACCTGCGCCAGATCATCTATGCCGCGCTCCTGGCGGGGTTCATGTTCTTCCGCCCGCAGGGGATCCTCGCGGAGCGGACCCTGACACTCGCCGGGAAGGACTGATGGAGCGCCTCCTGAGGGTGGAGGAGGTGTCGAAGAACTTCGCCGGGATCCAGGCGGTCAGCGGGCTGTCCGTCTCGCTGGAAGAGGGGCGGATCGCCGGGCTGATCGGACCCAACGGCGCCGGCAAGACGACTCTCTTCAACCTCATCACCGGGTTTCACGCCGTCACCTCAGGGCGGATCTTCTACCGCGACGCCGACATCACCGGGCTGGCGCCGTACCGGATCGCGGGCCAGGGGATCGCGCGCTCGTTTCAGGACCTGCGCCTGTACACCAAGATGACGGTGCTGGAGAACTGCCTGGTCGCGCAGCCCCGGCAGGCGGGCGAGCGATTGCGCAACGTGTACCTCCGACCCGGCTGGGTGCGCCGGCAGGAGCGCGAGTGCCGGCAGCGGGCCATGGAGCACCTGACGTACGTGGGTCTCCAGGGGCAGGCGGACCGGAAGGCCGAGGACCTGGCGTACGGGGAGCAGAAGCTCCTGGCCATCGCCCGGCTCCTCGCCACCGAGGCGAACCTGCTGCTCCTCGATGAGCCGACCTCCGGGCTGGATCGTGGATCGTTGAGCGACATGATCCAGGTGATCAAGGGGCTCGTCGGCCAGGGGAAGACGATCTGCGTCATCGAGCACAACCTGGACGTGGTGCGCGCGGTATCGGACTGGGTGGTCTTCATGGATCAAGGGAAGGCCCTGGCGAGCGGAGAGCCGGAGGCCGTCCTGGCCGACCGATCCCTGGCGGAGATCTACTTTGGCGTCTGAGGCATCGAGGGCGCTCCTGGAGCTGACGGAAGTCCGGGCCAGCTACGGCAAGAAGCAGGTCCTCTCGGGCGTGAATCTCGCCGTGCGGGTGGGAGAGATCGTGGCGCTGATCGGCCACAACGGCGCCGGAAAGTCCACGACGCTCAAGACCGTCCACGGCTTGCTGCCGACCGGTGGGGGCCACATCTCGTTCGACGGACGGCCCATCGAGCACCGAAGCGTGAACCGGAACGTCCGGACCGGGATCAGCCTGGTGCCGCAGGGACGATTCGTGTTCTCGGAGCTGCCCGTCGGCGAGAACCTGGAGGTCGCGGCCTTCGTGCTCAAGGTGTCGGCGGAGGAGATCCGCGTGCGGATGGCGGCGGTGTTCGGGCTGTTCCCCGCGTTGGCCGAGAAGCGCCGGGAGCTGGCGGGGGCGCTCAGCGGCGGGCAGCAGCAGATGCTCGCGATCGGGATGGCCCTGATGCAGAAGCCGAGGCTCCTGTTGCTCGACGAGCCGTCGATCGGCCTGGCTCCGCTCCTCGTCCAGCAGGTGATGGAATCGGTGCTCAGGATCCGGGACACATTCAACACCTCGGTCCTGATCGTCGAGCAGAACGTGCGACAGGTCCTGCGGGTCTCGGAGCGCGTGTTCGTGATGAAGCTCGGGAAAGTGGTCCTGGAAGCGCCGTCGGCCGAGCTCCTGTCGCGCCAGGATCTCTGGGATCTCTTCTGAGGTCGCACGGGCACGGGGAGGTGCCGGGCCTCCGCCCCGGCGCGACGGGGCGTGGTCCTCATCAGGCCTGCTGTGAAAGGGCGAGCGCACATGGCTAACCGGCTGCAATTCGGGATCTACATGGCGGTGGCGGACCCTCCCGACGGCAAGGCGCTGGTTCGGCGCGTGGAGGAGACGCGCCGGGAGGCGGAGCTCGCGGAGCAGTGTGGGTTCGATTTCTGCCTGGTGGGCGAGCATCATCAGGATCCGGATGGATTCCTGCCGTCCCCCCTCCTGCTGCTCGCCGCCATCGCGGCAAGGACCGAGCGGCTCCGGCTCGGGACGGGCGTCCTGCTGCTTCCTCTCCAGCACCCCTTCAAGGTGGCGGAGGACGCCGCCACGCTGGACGTCATCTCGAACGGCCGCTGCATCCTGGGCGTCGGGGCGGGCTATCAGCCGCGGGACTTCACGCCCTTCGGCGTCCCGACAGCGCAGCGCGGGTCGCTCCTGGACGAGGGCTTGCAGATCATCCGCGCCTGCTGGACCGAGGAGGCGTTCAGCTTCAAGGGGCGACACTTCGTGCTCCAGGATGTCAGCCAGCGCCCCCGGCCGGTGCAGAAGCCCCACCCGCCGATCTGGGTTGGCGGCTCCAGCCAGAAGGCCCTCGAGCGTGCGGCTCGGTGGGGAGACGCCTGGGTGACGGATCCGCTGCAGCACCTGGCGGTCATCAAGCCGCAGCAGGCGCAGTACCGGAGGCTGGCCGAAGGCCAGCACAGGCGCCCGTGTACCGTCCTCATGCGCGACGCGTGGGTGGCCCGGACCCGCCGGGACGCCTACGAGGAGGCAGCGGGGAACATGCTGCACATGTTCCGCTATTACTGGAGGAACAAGGCCTTCGTGGACGAGCTGGATCCGGCGCTGCGGGGTATTGCCGCCGAGTCGGACCTGACCTTCGACGGGATGGCCGAGGACCGTGTTCTTCTCGGGTCAGCGGCCGACTGCGTCGCGCAGATCAAGCGCTGGCGGGAGGAGACCGGGGCGGAGTGCCTCGTCCTCAGGCTCCGGCAGGCGCATGCGGACGGGCCGCCCCACGAGAAGATCATGTCGGCGCTCCGGATCTTCGGAGAGGAAATCATCGGACAGTTTGCATGACACGATGTGCCCCGACGGCCCTCGCCCATCCCGCCCGGCGGGGCGGCGAGGCCGGCACGACCCAGGAGGAACGAGCGTTGGCGACGTACAAGGACATCTTCTACGAGAAGAAGGACCACGTGGCGCGCATCACAATCAACCGCCCGAAGCAGTACAACGCCTTCACGGGTGACACGCTGAAGGAGATGACGCTGGCCTTCGAGGCCGCCGGTGGGGACGGCGAGGTGGGGGTGGTCGTCCTCACCGGGACCGGGGAGAAGGCGTTCTCCGCCGGGGGCGACGTGAACTGGGAGAAGGAGGGCGGACTCGAGCGGCAGATCCTCGAGCCGTACTTGATGCACCAGACGGTGTCCCAGTGCCCGAAGCCCGTCATCGCCCGCGTCAACGGCTACTGCATCGGCGGGGCCAACCACCTGGCCTACTTCTGCGATTTCACCATTGCCGCCGAGCACGCCATCTTCGGCCAGAACGGGCCCCGGGTGGGCAGTCCCGCGTGCGGCGCCATCGTGAGCTACCTCACGCGAGTGATCGGCGCCAAGCGCGCGCGCGAGATGTGGATGCTCTCCCGCCGATACAGCGCGAAGCAGGCGCTGGAGATGGGGCTGATCAACGCGGTGGTGCCGATGGACAGGCTCGACGAGGAAGTGGACAAGTGGTGTCAGGAGCTCCTGGCGCTGTCGCCCACGTGCTTGCGGATCCTCAAGGCATCGTTCGTCGAGGAGTTCAGCTATCTCTCCGGACAGGGAGACCAGCTGCGGCGGTATCTGACCAACCGCGAGTTCTGGGAGGAGGAGCAGCAAGAGGGGGCGCGCGCGTTTCTCGAGAAGCGGCCTGCGGACTTCTCGAAGTTCCGCCGGGCGGACCGCTGACGGACCAGGACAGGTGAGGACCCGAGGCGCGGGCAGGGAGCGACCCCGTTGACGAGCCGTGCGAGCTGGGACCAGGAGGTGGACGTGCTGGTGATCGGGGCCGGCGGCTGCGGGCTCGTCGCTGCCATCGCCGCCCACGACGCCGGCGTGCCCGGGGTGGCCGTCGTCGAGAAGTCCCCGCGACTTCGCGGCGATACCTCGATGAGCACGGGCTCGGTGGCGGCCGCGGGCACCCGGTTCCAGCGGGCGGCGGGGATCGAGGACTCGGCGGAATCGATGCTCGAGGACTTCATGCGCCTGACTGGTCCCCACGAGATGAGCGGGCTCTGTCGCGTGCTCGTGCGGGAGTCGGCCGGCCTGGTCGAGTGGCTGGTGGACGAGGTCGGAGCGCGCCTGGAGATCATCACTGCGTATCGCCACGTCGGCCACTCCGTCCCGCGGCTGCATGGACCGAGATCGCGGCGAGGTCAGGACCTGGTCGATGATCTGCTGCGCGCGGCGGAGAAGCGCGGGATCCCCGTGGCGCTGGCGAACCCCGTGCAGGACCTGGTCGCGGATGAGGCGGGTGCCGTGATCGGCGCGGTGGTGCGCGGCGATCGCACGCGGGGGACGCGGATCGGCGCTCGCAAGGTCATCGTCGCGACCAACGGGTTCGGAGCCAATGCCGAGATGATGCGCACCTACTGCCCGGAGATGGCCGGTGCCCAGTACTTCGGGGCGGAGGGGAGCACCGGCGAGGCGGTGCTCTGGGGGCGCCAGGTGGGGGCTGGATTCGCGAACATGGCGGCCTACCTGGGGTACGCCGCCGTGGCGTACCCGCACGGCTCGCTGCTGTCGTGGACGACGATCGAGAAGGGAGGGGTCGTCGTGAACGCCCGCGGGGAGCGGTTCGGCGATGAGTCGGTGGGCTATTCGGGCTTCGCCGGCGCGGTCATGCGGCAGCCGGCCCCGACCTTCGCGATCTTCGACGAGCGCATCCGCGAGGTCGCGGCGCAGGAAGAGGAGTTCGGCAAGCTCCTCGAGATGGGCGGTGCCACGCGCGCCACGTCGATCGGCGGCCTGGCCGCCGCGACCGGGCTCGATGGAGAGGCGCTCGACGCGAC from Candidatus Rokuibacteriota bacterium includes the following:
- a CDS encoding methylmalonyl-CoA mutase, encoding MFDKGFLEQLRQRQAAWTAAHQGSFETEVKKEFVSEAGVVTRRLYTPLDLADQGVDYFEDVGFPGDFPFTRGLSPVGYRAGLWKIAQYSGQSTPEECNALWRDLAAAGLNTVYAAYDLPTQLGYDPDHPMAEGEVGRTGVSLVSLRDWEIAFDGIDLGKTMVSTVCNAPGALVIAMNLLTAQRQGVDLKTLQGSSQNDILKEYTSRGNVIFPPEPSMRLVVDTLAYCSSVAPNFYPITVCSVHQSEFGANHVHEVAFALADGIAYVESAVNRGIDVDVIGPGIMWTTSHDHHAFFHEIAKLRAMRRLWAKIMRGRFKARKPESMMCRLYSSVGGTSLMKEQYLNNIARSALAALAGALAGAQRIDLRTYDEQWGIPTKDAEITNIRCQQIVGYECGVGETVDPLAGSYYVEWLTNEMEGRFAAEIEKVDQMGGTLRAIENGYIKRTMLEDAYKYQLGVETGEIPRVGHNMFRQENDQSRPVRVYRADPSVEQRRIEAVKELRRTRHDREVSRALKGLRAAAAEPATADNNLMPAIIEAVQAYATIGEMCDVLRDVWGEFREPKVF
- a CDS encoding cobalamin B12-binding domain-containing protein — protein: MGTRVAARRIRVLLVKTGLDGHDRGVLVVAKALSRAGMEVIYGGLHLRPVQIAKMAAEESVDVVGLSSLSDNHRALVPRIIQELKTVGLDDVLVLLGGFIQDEDVPVMKAAGVAEVFGVGTRLEDIATYIQTHVRAG
- a CDS encoding ABC transporter substrate-binding protein — protein: MATDEVNARGGVDGVKIRLIVEDTAADPKQGIAAFQKLVSVDRVPIVSSAWSTVIMATAPVADREKVLLINHGANAPSIRGAGKLLISFFPLADLDIKHLARYAATKLGKKRGAVMYVNNDTGRLNAKVFQENFEAAGGKIVAVESHEADAIEFGAQAAKMRAAQPDIIHIPSLVQEAPRIVKQFREMGIKAQFTSYSVAESKEMLSVAGEAADGLLYTSLAPPADQPGPKALIDRYKATYKKDPVATAYLMYVWDLHNTVLPEAIRYAKKQGWGYSGEAIRRAMLTQKAYDTKASGKTVFEGDGTVNKVVYLKRVNVKEKKFEYAATLD
- a CDS encoding branched-chain amino acid ABC transporter permease, with the translated sequence MELLLQLLFNGVVVGAVYGLLAVGFGLIFTTTRIFHFAHGAVYTLGGYIVYSLTTTLEWPLAVAIVVAMGVCGVLSGGIEVAIYRPLRARGASPLVVLIASLSILMLAQNLLAIFYGNEIRSLAGAVVFSGFEAGPIWVTSIQLITIATCAVMFGLLKLFLRYSRYGKIIRALANNYEAARIIGADADRTFLVTFVVGGILVVPAAVLVGMLTGLKPFGGTSAVLVAAIAVIVGGMGSIMGAAPGALIVGISENLAVWRIATEWQTAVAFSVLLLFIVFKPTGFFGQRVRKMEV
- a CDS encoding branched-chain amino acid ABC transporter permease; this encodes MGTFLLHLLVLTNIYVILGVSYNLLIGYAGLFSIAHAAFFGVGAYVSMVVVLSLGWPYLVGLAAAVVIAAVVSGVLAFPALRVSGDYLVIASLGFQVIIFNVFMNWESVTGGPAGVPGIPRPGVLVWTVESPLAFGVVSSLMAAAAYLFVRRVVSSPFGRVLRAIREDEVVTQALGKNVTGVKVVVFMVSGGVAATAGSLFAHYTTYINPYFFTLEESILILSVVIVGGAGNLTGSILGAVVLTLLPQALRLVELPEALAANLRQIIYAALLAGFMFFRPQGILAERTLTLAGKD
- a CDS encoding ABC transporter ATP-binding protein, whose product is MERLLRVEEVSKNFAGIQAVSGLSVSLEEGRIAGLIGPNGAGKTTLFNLITGFHAVTSGRIFYRDADITGLAPYRIAGQGIARSFQDLRLYTKMTVLENCLVAQPRQAGERLRNVYLRPGWVRRQERECRQRAMEHLTYVGLQGQADRKAEDLAYGEQKLLAIARLLATEANLLLLDEPTSGLDRGSLSDMIQVIKGLVGQGKTICVIEHNLDVVRAVSDWVVFMDQGKALASGEPEAVLADRSLAEIYFGV
- a CDS encoding ABC transporter ATP-binding protein; protein product: MASEASRALLELTEVRASYGKKQVLSGVNLAVRVGEIVALIGHNGAGKSTTLKTVHGLLPTGGGHISFDGRPIEHRSVNRNVRTGISLVPQGRFVFSELPVGENLEVAAFVLKVSAEEIRVRMAAVFGLFPALAEKRRELAGALSGGQQQMLAIGMALMQKPRLLLLDEPSIGLAPLLVQQVMESVLRIRDTFNTSVLIVEQNVRQVLRVSERVFVMKLGKVVLEAPSAELLSRQDLWDLF
- a CDS encoding LLM class flavin-dependent oxidoreductase produces the protein MANRLQFGIYMAVADPPDGKALVRRVEETRREAELAEQCGFDFCLVGEHHQDPDGFLPSPLLLLAAIAARTERLRLGTGVLLLPLQHPFKVAEDAATLDVISNGRCILGVGAGYQPRDFTPFGVPTAQRGSLLDEGLQIIRACWTEEAFSFKGRHFVLQDVSQRPRPVQKPHPPIWVGGSSQKALERAARWGDAWVTDPLQHLAVIKPQQAQYRRLAEGQHRRPCTVLMRDAWVARTRRDAYEEAAGNMLHMFRYYWRNKAFVDELDPALRGIAAESDLTFDGMAEDRVLLGSAADCVAQIKRWREETGAECLVLRLRQAHADGPPHEKIMSALRIFGEEIIGQFA
- a CDS encoding enoyl-CoA hydratase/isomerase family protein, with amino-acid sequence MTRCAPTALAHPARRGGEAGTTQEERALATYKDIFYEKKDHVARITINRPKQYNAFTGDTLKEMTLAFEAAGGDGEVGVVVLTGTGEKAFSAGGDVNWEKEGGLERQILEPYLMHQTVSQCPKPVIARVNGYCIGGANHLAYFCDFTIAAEHAIFGQNGPRVGSPACGAIVSYLTRVIGAKRAREMWMLSRRYSAKQALEMGLINAVVPMDRLDEEVDKWCQELLALSPTCLRILKASFVEEFSYLSGQGDQLRRYLTNREFWEEEQQEGARAFLEKRPADFSKFRRADR
- a CDS encoding FAD-dependent oxidoreductase, whose translation is MTSRASWDQEVDVLVIGAGGCGLVAAIAAHDAGVPGVAVVEKSPRLRGDTSMSTGSVAAAGTRFQRAAGIEDSAESMLEDFMRLTGPHEMSGLCRVLVRESAGLVEWLVDEVGARLEIITAYRHVGHSVPRLHGPRSRRGQDLVDDLLRAAEKRGIPVALANPVQDLVADEAGAVIGAVVRGDRTRGTRIGARKVIVATNGFGANAEMMRTYCPEMAGAQYFGAEGSTGEAVLWGRQVGAGFANMAAYLGYAAVAYPHGSLLSWTTIEKGGVVVNARGERFGDESVGYSGFAGAVMRQPAPTFAIFDERIREVAAQEEEFGKLLEMGGATRATSIGGLAAATGLDGEALDATLLAYNQAARARTADRFSRSSFGLAPLGPPYFSCRIVPGLFNTQGGLTVDAGGRVLRPDGHAIPNLLAGGGAAAGIAGHTGGAGYASGSGLLAALGVGRLAGRTAAREIQGRA